A single genomic interval of Arthrobacter globiformis harbors:
- the panD gene encoding aspartate 1-decarboxylase, which produces MNRTMFKSKVHRATVTHADLHYVGSVTVDLDLLDAADILPGELVAIVDVTNGARLETYTIAGERGSGVVGINGPAAHLVHENDIVILIAYTAMTTEEAKAYEPRVVHVNQYNKVIQLGNDPAEGLTPGLLRPPYALNNAAL; this is translated from the coding sequence ATGAATCGAACAATGTTTAAGTCCAAAGTTCACCGGGCCACCGTCACGCACGCTGACCTGCATTACGTAGGTTCAGTCACTGTTGACTTGGACCTGCTTGATGCTGCTGACATTCTTCCCGGTGAGCTCGTGGCCATCGTGGACGTGACCAACGGCGCCAGGCTGGAGACGTACACCATCGCCGGTGAGCGCGGCTCGGGCGTGGTTGGCATCAATGGCCCGGCAGCCCACTTGGTGCACGAAAATGACATTGTCATTCTGATTGCCTACACGGCGATGACCACCGAGGAAGCCAAGGCTTACGAGCCCCGGGTAGTCCACGTGAACCAATACAACAAAGTGATCCAGTTGGGCAACGACCCGGCCGAGGGCCTCACCCCTGGGCTCCTCCGCCCGCCGTACGCCCTGAACAACGCCGCACTCTAA
- a CDS encoding bifunctional 2-methylcitrate synthase/citrate synthase — protein MADTEIKKGLAGVVVDYTAVSKVNAETNSLLYRGYPVQELAARCSFEEVAYLLWNGELPTEEQLSAFTARERAGRALDPALMAIIDALPTDAHPMDVCRTAVSVLGARHPLAEHSSPGVNMKKAIDLWAAMPAVVAYDQRRRRGQDVVEPRDDLGYSANFLWMTFGEDPVDEVVEAFNVSMILYAEHSFNASTFTARVVTSTLSDLHSAVTAAIGALKGPLHGGANEAVMHTFEEIGIRNDESMEDAAARAKAWMEDALAQKKKIMGFGHRVYKHGDSRVPTMKAALDKMIAHYGRPELLGLYNGLEAAMDEAKAIKPNLDYPAGPTYHLMGFYTQTFTPIFVASRITGWTAHIMEQLASNSLIRPLSAYNGPDQRSL, from the coding sequence ATGGCTGACACAGAGATCAAGAAAGGCCTGGCCGGCGTCGTGGTGGACTACACCGCCGTCTCCAAGGTCAACGCGGAAACCAACTCGCTGCTGTACCGCGGTTACCCGGTCCAGGAGCTCGCCGCCAGGTGCAGCTTCGAAGAGGTTGCCTACCTGCTCTGGAACGGGGAGCTGCCCACCGAGGAGCAGCTTTCCGCGTTCACCGCGCGCGAGAGGGCGGGCCGGGCGCTGGACCCGGCACTCATGGCGATTATCGACGCCTTGCCTACCGACGCCCACCCGATGGACGTTTGCCGCACGGCGGTATCGGTGCTGGGGGCACGGCACCCGCTGGCGGAGCACTCTTCGCCCGGAGTCAATATGAAAAAAGCCATCGACCTGTGGGCGGCGATGCCGGCAGTCGTGGCCTATGACCAGCGCCGCCGGCGCGGCCAGGACGTTGTGGAGCCCCGCGACGATCTGGGCTATTCGGCCAACTTCCTGTGGATGACCTTCGGCGAAGACCCGGTGGATGAGGTCGTCGAGGCTTTCAACGTCTCGATGATCCTGTACGCGGAGCATTCCTTCAACGCCTCGACCTTCACCGCCCGCGTGGTCACCTCCACCCTTTCGGACCTGCACTCGGCCGTGACAGCTGCCATCGGAGCCCTGAAAGGACCCCTGCACGGCGGCGCTAATGAAGCCGTGATGCACACGTTCGAGGAGATCGGTATCCGCAACGACGAGTCCATGGAGGACGCCGCAGCACGGGCTAAGGCCTGGATGGAAGACGCCCTGGCGCAGAAGAAGAAGATTATGGGCTTCGGCCACCGCGTGTACAAGCACGGCGACTCGCGGGTTCCCACGATGAAGGCGGCCCTGGACAAGATGATCGCCCATTACGGCCGGCCTGAGCTGCTGGGCCTGTACAACGGGCTCGAAGCCGCCATGGACGAGGCCAAGGCCATCAAACCCAACCTGGACTATCCGGCCGGACCCACGTACCACCTCATGGGCTTCTACACTCAAACCTTCACCCCGATCTTCGTGGCCAGCCGCATCACCGGCTGGACCGCCCATATCATGGAACAGCTGGCATCCAACTCCCTGATCCGGCCCCTCAGCGCATACAACGGCCCAGACCAGCGCTCCCTATAA